One Echeneis naucrates chromosome 1, fEcheNa1.1, whole genome shotgun sequence DNA segment encodes these proteins:
- the pmm2 gene encoding phosphomannomutase 2 isoform X2, which translates to MGITALLRVTPDMADFLNHLRKRVHIGVVGGSDLSKIKEQMGDDVIHKVDYVFAENGLVAYKNGKLLSVQSIQAQMGEELLQDLINFCLNYMAQIKLPKKRGTFIEFRNGMLNVSPVGRSCTQEERREFYELDQRERIRERFVAVLQEQFRGKGLSFSIGGQISFDVFPEGWDKRYCLGFVEKDQFSTIHFFGDKTKPGGNDYEIFCDPRTIGHEVSCPEETRQLCEQLFFC; encoded by the exons ATGGGAATAACGGCGTTACTA CGTGTCACTCCAGACATGGCAGACTTCCTAAACCACCTGAGGAAGCGGGTTCATATTGGTGTGGTTGGAGGGTCTGACCTGAGCAAGATCAAGGAGCAGATGGGAGATGATG TGATCCACAAAGTGGACTATGTGTTTGCTGAGAATGGATTGGTGGCCTATAAGAATGGAAAGCTGCTGTCGGTCCAG TCCATCCAGGCCCAGATGGgagaagagctgctgcaggaccTGATCAACTTTTGTCTCAACTACATGGCCCAGATCAAACTGCCCAAGAAGAG GGGGACCTTTATTGAGTTTCGCAATGGGATGTTGAACGTGTCCCCTGTAGGACGCAGCTGTACgcaagaagagaggagggagttTTATGAGCTGGATCAG AGAGAAAGGATCAGGGAAaggtttgtggctgttttacaAGAGCAGTTCAGAGGAAAAggtctctccttctccatcg gaggacagataaGCTTTGATGTGTTTCCTGAAGGCTGGGATAAAAGGTACTGCCTGGGCTTCGTAGAGAAGGACCAGTTCTCCACCATCCACTTCTTTGGAGACAAGACCAAACCA GGAGGAAATGACTATGAGATCTTCTGCGACCCTCGGACCATCGGCCATGAAGTTTCCTGTCCAGAGGAGACTCGCCAGCTGTGTGAGCAGCTGTTCTTCTGCTGA
- the pmm2 gene encoding phosphomannomutase 2 isoform X1 has protein sequence MTDAVVESRTLCLFDVDGTLTTARQRVTPDMADFLNHLRKRVHIGVVGGSDLSKIKEQMGDDVIHKVDYVFAENGLVAYKNGKLLSVQSIQAQMGEELLQDLINFCLNYMAQIKLPKKRGTFIEFRNGMLNVSPVGRSCTQEERREFYELDQRERIRERFVAVLQEQFRGKGLSFSIGGQISFDVFPEGWDKRYCLGFVEKDQFSTIHFFGDKTKPGGNDYEIFCDPRTIGHEVSCPEETRQLCEQLFFC, from the exons ATGACTGATGCCGTCGTGGAATCGCGCACGCTCTGTCTTTTTGATGTGGACGGCACGCTGACTACCGCGCGACAG CGTGTCACTCCAGACATGGCAGACTTCCTAAACCACCTGAGGAAGCGGGTTCATATTGGTGTGGTTGGAGGGTCTGACCTGAGCAAGATCAAGGAGCAGATGGGAGATGATG TGATCCACAAAGTGGACTATGTGTTTGCTGAGAATGGATTGGTGGCCTATAAGAATGGAAAGCTGCTGTCGGTCCAG TCCATCCAGGCCCAGATGGgagaagagctgctgcaggaccTGATCAACTTTTGTCTCAACTACATGGCCCAGATCAAACTGCCCAAGAAGAG GGGGACCTTTATTGAGTTTCGCAATGGGATGTTGAACGTGTCCCCTGTAGGACGCAGCTGTACgcaagaagagaggagggagttTTATGAGCTGGATCAG AGAGAAAGGATCAGGGAAaggtttgtggctgttttacaAGAGCAGTTCAGAGGAAAAggtctctccttctccatcg gaggacagataaGCTTTGATGTGTTTCCTGAAGGCTGGGATAAAAGGTACTGCCTGGGCTTCGTAGAGAAGGACCAGTTCTCCACCATCCACTTCTTTGGAGACAAGACCAAACCA GGAGGAAATGACTATGAGATCTTCTGCGACCCTCGGACCATCGGCCATGAAGTTTCCTGTCCAGAGGAGACTCGCCAGCTGTGTGAGCAGCTGTTCTTCTGCTGA
- the LOC115042836 gene encoding piggyBac transposable element-derived protein 4-like: MSRKRSSSADEALKVLQQDAGSLICPNDSSSDDEDLIHLENAEDGDSDYCPPSSDSDEDYESLISKLPRSQKHRRSPPGLLQPLSPGLQTSNRKRSLSTQRTSAPAIKCGKGGSVDSVEEDRWYDREEEDIKPSPLKFMPTRTPGPTFDITTAWSPLSLFQLFFSPSVIRKIIDNTNANAAKRKEAGMKFKWEVLTVKDFYIFLAIITFTGLVSVHHRADYWRKKWPYNFCFPSDHMTRDRFEAILWSLHLSDPKEDEENDSKRKTLEYDRLFKLKPFYTELVTACKVHFQPYQNLSIDERMVASKSRISMRQYMKNKPTKWGFKLFVLADAATGYTWNFFIYTGRNKSPTGRGLSFSAVMDLLHFPLLGSGYMLYTDNFYTSPALFTELSKKNFGCCGTIRKNHIDFPRTQNNDLPKKPERGDLRWIRSGKLLFVKWMDTREVAMCSTVHQAYSGQTVRRRVKLDGEWQIIAIPVPDTVKDYNRSMGGVDLSDALIGSYSVGHKTMKWYKTLFYHFMDIAVVNSYLLHKELHKLRNDQTQTKPFTHKAFREQLAKEMLEFVGATVTPPPPSTTCVPLFFEGLRKYCKRCFKDGKPRVKTNIYCRGCQVPLCLTQKKNCFRQWHDGK; this comes from the exons ATGTCGCGGAAGAGATCTTCTAGTGCCGATGAGGCACTAAAAGTGTTGCAGCAGGACGCTGGGAGCCTTATTTGTCCGAATGATTCATCTTCGGATGACGAGGATCTAATTCATCTGGAAAACGCAGAGGACGGTGACTCGGACTATTGTCCTCCATCATCGGACAG TGATGAGGATTACGAGTCACTAATTTCCAAACTTCCAAGATCACAAAAGCATCGACGATCACCGCCAGGATTGTTGCAACCCCTGTCCCCAGGGCTGCAAACCTCTAATCGGAAGAGAAGCCTATCAACTCAGAGAACATCTGCTCCAGCTATCAAGTGTGGCAAAGGTGGATCTGTTGACAGTGTGGAGGAGGACAGGTGGtatgacagagaggaagaggacatAAAACCTTCCCCTCTCAAGTTCATGCCAACCAGGACCCCAGGGCCTACATTTGACATCACCACAGCATGGTCACCCCTCAGCCTCTTCCAGCTTTTTTTCTCACCATCTGTCATAAGAAAAATTATTGACAACACAAATGCCAATGCGGCCAAAAGGAAGGAAGCAGGCATGAAATTTAAGTGGGAAGTGCTCACTGTCAAAGATTTTTACATCTTCTTGGCCATCATCACATTCACTGGCCTTGTGTCAGTGCACCACAGAGCCGACTACTGGAGGAAGAAATGGCCATACAACTTTTGTTTCCCCAGTGACCACATGACACGAGACCGCTTTGAAGCCATTTTGTGGTCACTACACCTCAGTGATCCCAAAGAGGACGaagaaaatgacagcaaaaggAAAACCCTAGAGTATGACCGGCTCTTCAAACTCAAGCCCTTCTACACTGAGTTGGTCACTGCCTGCAAAGTTCATTTCCAGCCGTATCAGAATCTTTCAATTGATGAGCGGATGGTTGCAAGTAAATCCCGCATCAGCATGAGGCAGTACATGAAAAACAAGCCTACAAAGTGGGGTTTCAAACTCTTTGTGTTGGCTGATGCAGCCACAGGGTACACctggaatttttttatttacacaggCAGAAACAAGTCCCCCACAGGTCGTGGCTTGAGTTTCTCAGCAGTGATGGACCTTCtgcattttcctcttcttggcAGTGGGTACATGCTGTACACTGACAACTTCTACACAAGCCCTGCGCTTTTTACAGAGCTGTCTAAGAAGAACTTTGGCTGTTGTGGAACCATCCGCAAGAATCACATTGACTTCCCTCGGACCCAGAACAATGATCTGCCCAAAAAGCCTGAGAGGGGGGACTTGCGCTGGATCCGAAGTGGCAAACTCCTCTTTGTGAAGTGGATGGACACAAGAGAGGTGGCAATGTGCTCCACAGTGCATCAGGCCTACAGTGGAcagacagtgaggaggagggtgaaGCTGGATGGGGAGTGGCAAATCATAGCTATACCAGTTCCGGACACCGTCAAGGACTACAACCGCAGCATGGGTGGTGTTGATCTGTCTGATGCTCTGATCGGCTCTTACAGTGTGGGCCATAAGACAATGAAGTGGTACAAGACCCTCTTCTACCACTTCATGGACATTGCTGTGGTGAACAGCTACCTCCTCCACAAGGAGCTGCACAAGCTGAGAAATGACCAGACCCAAACAAAGCCCTTCACCCACAAGGCCTTCAGAGAGCAGTTGGCCAAGGAGATGCTGGAGTTTGTTGGCGCAACGgtcaccccaccaccaccttcaaCTACTTGCGTTCCCTTGTTCTTTGAGGGGCTCAGAAAATACTGCAAGAGGTGCTTCAAGGATGGAAAGCCCCGGGTGAAGACAAATATTTATTGTCGGGGATGTCAggttcctctctgtctcacccagaagaaaaactgtttccGGCAGTGGCACGATGGAAAGTAA